In the Marinobacter sp. Arc7-DN-1 genome, CGAATAAAAAGATTGATGGCGGTGCCGCCTTTGAGGGCAAAACACTTATGTTCAGCCACGTAGGGTATGATTTGAAGTAAAAGCCGAACCTGGCTGTAATAATGCTCTCGTTTATCCATGCTCTCGGGACTCCTCGTGCATTTCTTCTGGAACGGTGATTGCCCAGCGGGCATTGAGCTTACCGTTCTTGGCTATAACCCGCTTACCGGCTCCCAGATCGTATGCGTTTGGGTTCAGGTGTTTGAACCAAGCATGATCTTGACGTTCAGCTAGCCACAGAAATAGCCGTTTGACCTTGATGCTGCGACAAGCTTTTAAGAGAGTGTCGATCTTTCTCGGTGAAAGGCTGGATAATCCTTGCATGAGAGCGTTTGCGTGCTCGAAACTGACCATCGAAGGCACCTCTGCGAGTACCTCCAAAATGGCTTTCTCAGGACACGAATATAAAACAGGAGGTCGTGCTTCTAGCCAATCATGCTCATGCAGAAACCGGGGGTTCGTCATAATTGATTCTGGCCATAGCCTGAGGGTGCTGTGACCCTCAAAAGTGGCGTCAACTGGAATTCTTCTGATCCAAGCTGGCAAGGGGGACTCTGAGAAGAGCGGAATCCGGACTTCTTCACTGGTTGTCAAAAAATGCGCTAAACCGGCGATGTCTAATGCCTTAAGACCGCCTACATGGACGGGCTTTTCTGACATCCGTTGAAGAGATGCAACAACGCCATGCCAGCTAATGGATTTTTCATAGAGAGTGTAGACGCCGGCGGTAAGCGGGATCAGAGTTCGACTGCGGACAGCATTGTCTAAAAAATGCAAACTTAAGCCCTGGTCCAGCAACCAGCGCTTGGTTGCAATCATGAAGGGAGGTACAAGCTCCTTAAGCTGCTTACGAGCATCTCTGTTAAGCATGGTTTATGAATCCATAAAAGCACGGCAATAATTGGCGTGTTAATAATCAATCAAAAACCATCCTAGTTGAAATTGTTTACAGTATCTATAAATCGCGTCATTAATTGCCGTACAAATACAAAAAGTTAAACTTTATCATTGCTTTGTGAGGTTGTGGTTTACTGCGTGCGCTGTCGAGTTCCCGAAGTGCCCTTGAGATTTCGTCCCAGCAGCCTGTCGGACTTTCCAGACCAGTATGAGATAATGTCGGCATCAAATAAATCACGGATCAGCCATGAGTAACTTTCGTTCTTTCGACCGTCACACGGCCTATCTGCTCCCGCCATCCGTTGACGATTGGTTACCCTAGGACCATTTGGCGCGTTTCATTGTCGAGGTTGTCGACGGTCTTGATCTGCGTTCAATGGTGAACGCCTATGGTGGGCGCGGCGGCGCGGCCTATCATCCATCGCTGCTGTTGTCGTTGCTCATCTACGGCTATGCCACGGGCGTGTTTTCCAGCCGCAGAATAGAGCGGGCGACCTACGACTCGGTGGCCTTCCGGTTTATCGCAGCTGGCGCGCATCCAGACCACGACACCCTGGCGACATTTCGTCGACGTTTTCTCGGCGAACTGGCCGAGTTGTTTGTTTAGGTTCTCGACGTCGCGCAGGAGATGAAGCTGCTCAAGCTGGGCACCATCAGCCTGGATGGCACCAAAATCCAGGCCAACGCGTCGCGCCACCGCGCCCTGTCCCATGGTCACATCGAGAAGATGGAATCCGCCTGCCGGAAGAAATACAGCGCCGGGAAGATCGGCTCAAGGCGATGGCGGACGCCAAAACGAAGATCGAAGCCCGGGCCAGAGCACGTTTCGAGCGCGAGCAAGCCGAGTACAAGGCCAAACTTGCCGCGCGGGAAGCAAAACAGAAGAAGAACGGCAGAAAACCAGGCGGTCGTCCACCCAAGCCGCCCACGGCGGGTCCCAAGGCAAAAGACCAGCTCAATCTCACCGATGAAGAATCGCGCATCATGCCAGTGGCCGGTGGCGGCTTCGAGCAGGGCTACAATGCCCAGGCCGCTGTCGATGCTGACAGCCTGCTGGTGATGGCACCAGCGGTGACCCAGGCCTGTAATGACAAGGAACAAGTCGAGCCGATGCTGGCGCAGTTGGCGGCATTGCCGGAATCGTTGGGTAAAGCTGACACACTGCTCGCGGATACCGGTTATTTCAGCGCCAAAAATGTCGCCGCCTGCGAAAAGGCCGGCATCGATCCGTACATCGCCGTCAAACGGGAAAACCACCACCCGCCGGCGTTGGAACGATTCGCCGAACCAATGCCCATAGCCGAGGGCAGCACGCCGGTCGAGCGCATGGCGCACAAGCTACAAACCCGGGCGGGACGCACGGCCTATGCCTTGCGTAAGCAAACCGTCGAGCCGGTATTCGGCATCATCAAATCGGTGCTCGGATTTCGGCAGTTCTCATTACGCGGACTGGACAAGGTGAGCGGCGAATGGGCGCTGGTTTGTCTGGCCTGGAATCTGAAACGCATGGCCGTACTGCGCCCGACATCCGCCCAATGGGCCTGAAATGCGGGCGATTCTGCTCGTTTTGGGATTATTGGGCGCTGTAGGTCACAAATATGCACCATAATAGTGCCAAATCTGTCTGGGCAAGCGGGGGGGGCAAAAATATGCCAATGCTAAGTCCGACAGGCTGCTGGTGTGCCGACTCGATCCGGGGCAGACGCCCGAGGTACCCCGACCCGATTCAATGGGGAGGAGGGCACTGTGTATGGACAGTAAAAATTGTCATCAAATCAGGACTCCAAGCCAAATTCGGTATGGGGTGGACTAAGGAGTGCCGACGAGTATCCTGCTCGGCAGCGGGGCCGTGACGCCGCTTATTGATATCCGCTATTTTTACAGGATACAAATACTAAGACGTTGTTGATTGAAGGTATGGTACGACCCTTTTGATTACTTCTGAAATTGTAAGTCAAATATTGATGATGTGAGGGGGGGGGGGAGACAAAAATTGGAAATTGGGACAATCTTGGGACACAAAAAAATCAGCTTCTTGTAAGAAGCTGATTTTTATATTACCAATTGGTCGGGACGGTAGGATTTGAACCTACGACCCCCTGCACCCCATGCAGGTGCGCTACCAAGCTGCGCTACGCCCCGATTCGCTGTTGGCCAGAGAAGAAAACTTAAGAGTATT is a window encoding:
- a CDS encoding type IV toxin-antitoxin system AbiEi family antitoxin, coding for MLNRDARKQLKELVPPFMIATKRWLLDQGLSLHFLDNAVRSRTLIPLTAGVYTLYEKSISWHGVVASLQRMSEKPVHVGGLKALDIAGLAHFLTTSEEVRIPLFSESPLPAWIRRIPVDATFEGHSTLRLWPESIMTNPRFLHEHDWLEARPPVLYSCPEKAILEVLAEVPSMVSFEHANALMQGLSSLSPRKIDTLLKACRSIKVKRLFLWLAERQDHAWFKHLNPNAYDLGAGKRVIAKNGKLNARWAITVPEEMHEESREHG